The segment GTATTTCACTTACTACTGGTCGTATTCCGGCAAATCAAATAAAAAACCCGCCATCTTGGCGGGTTTTCGCTTTTTTACTTGATAACGCCTAATTCTTTGCCGACTCTTGCGTAAACTTCAATCGCATTGTCGAGCATTTCTTTTGTGTGCGCCGCTGTAGGCATGTTGCGGACGCGTCCAGTGCCTTTAGGAACCGTCGGGAAGACGATTGATTTTGCATAAACACCTTCATCGAATAAACGCTTAGAAAACTCTTGCGTCAATTTCTCGTCGCCGATGATGCAAGGTGTGATTGGTGTTTCAGAATCACCAATATTGAATCCAAGCTCTTTCAAGCCTTTTTTCAAATAGTCGCCGTTGTCCCAAAGCTTGTCATGCAGCTCCGTTGAGTCGATGATCATTTGCAGCGCTGAAATGATTGCTGCAACGTCGCCTGGAGTCACCGCTGTTGAGAACAAGAAAGGGCGTGAGCGAACTTTCAGCCAGTCGATCAAATTCTTTTTGCCAGCTACATAACCGCCGACAACGCCAACCGCTTTCGACAATGTACCCATTTGCATATCGATTTCTTTTTCAAGCCCGAAATGCTTCACGGTGCCTTTCCCTTTGCCGGTTACGCCAGATCCGTGAGCGTCATCCACGTAAGTAATCAAATCGAATTCTTTCGCGATTTCCACAATCTCGGGAAGTTTCGCAATGTCGCCGTCCATCGAGAACACGCCGTCTGTAATGACCATTACTTTATTGTAAAGGCCGGATTCTGTCGCTTCTTTTGCTTTCGCACGCAAGTCTTCCATATCCGAGTGCTTGAATGCGATGATTTTCGCTTTTGACAAACGACAGCCATCAATGATGGAAGCATGGTTCAACTGATCGGATAAAATGGCATCGTTTTTATCCATGACTGCAGAAATTGCTGCCATATTGCAATTAAAGCCGGACTGGTACGAAATCGCTGCTTCTGTGCCTTTAAATTCAGCCAGTTTTTCTTCCAGTTTCACGTGAATGTCAAGAGTTCCATTAATTGAGCGGACTGCCCCTGCTCCAACGCCGTATTTATCGATCGCGTCTTTCGCAATTTGTTTCAAGTCTTCGTTTGTTGCAAGCCCCAAATAATTGTTTGAAGACAAATTGATCAATTCTTTGCCGCGCACTTTGATGATTGCACCATTTGGTCCTTCTACCGGATCGATTTCGTTATATAAGCCTTGCTCTTTCAATTCGCTCAAATTCTCTTCTAAAAACGCATCCAATTTTTTTGACAATGTCCTCTTCCTTTCGAAACCAATTTCACTTTCCATCTTATCACAACGCAAAATTTTCCCAAAAGAAAAAGCGGACCGGGGTCCGCTTTCCTCTTACTTTTTGACTTTTGCTTTGTTCGGGTTATCTTTTTTGTACAACACTTCATACGTGAAGTCCTGTGCTTCTTTTTGGTTTGGTACTGCTGCAAAAGAAGTGATCATCTTGACATTGCCTTCACGAAGCACTTGCTGAAGATCCAGCGCTTCTTTATTCGTCACATTAAACGGATCAACGTGGAAGACGCGTTCTTGCCCATTTTTCTTTGTCTGGATGAATGTAGTCGTGAAATCAACGTATTCACCTTTCAATTGACCAAGCGATTTAAAGGGTTCAGTTGAAGTACCGTCAGCTGAGAAGTCGCCCAGTTGAACGTTTTTAATGAACCATCCCTTGTCGTTATAGCCCCAGTCCGTCATATTGCGGAATGATACCAGTACTTCTTGGCCGGCATATGCAGACAAGTCGAATGTTTCAGTTGACCAGTTCAGTTTATGGCCTGTAAAGCCAGGAACGTTTGCTTTGATGGTTGGATGTCCTTCAGCCACTACATCGCTGCGTGTATTTTCATTTTCCAAGGAAGTCCACGTTTCGCCCTTATCTGTAGAAACTTGCACAGCTGCGAAATCCCATTTTTCTTCAATGTCGTAATAATGGTCAAAGGTCAGTTTTGCATCTGCCGCCGGAACTGTTGCTCCAAAGATCAATGCCTGGTCCGCTTCGACGCCGTTGTTGGCATGCAATACTTGAGCGCCAGATCCTGCTGGGTCAGCCACTGTTCCCCATTGAAGTGGAATGAATTCTGCCCCATCAAACTTCATGCCGCGCACATCTTTGCCGAAGTTAAATTCTTTAAAGTCGCCGCCCCATGCCGGGACCCCTGCTTTTTCGAAGGTTTTCGCTTTTTCGAAATCGACAGTTTTCCCGCGAACTGCTCCTGTTGTGCCAACCGGAAGATTACGAAGGTCGATGCTGTCGATATCGAATTGCTTGCCAGCTTTCGGATTGTCCAAAGTCAAAGCAGCCATGAAGTCTTGGTACACTTCAGCAAAAGTTTTGTCTGAACCGTACTTTTGGAGCACTTCGTCAACACTTGGCATCCCTTGGCTAGAACCATTTACTGCCAATTCACGGATAAATTCCTGGCCAAACTTATCGTACATATACAAAGTGAATAAATACACTTGTCCATAATCGGCAATTGTTTCAGGGCCTGTTTTGGCCGTTCCGTGCTCATCCCAATTCACTAAAGAGTTTTCCGGATGATCCAGATAGAAGTTGATGGATCCGGCATCATGGCCATAGCCTCCTAGATATTCAGAGAACGTAGACATGCCCTCATTCAACCAAGTTTCTTCTGCAGGATCGTTATCCGCATGGATCAAATGCTGCAATTCATGAATGGTGGTGCCGAAGAAAGTGGATTCCAAGCGTGTTTCCCAAGAATTTGTATCGATCGTGATGATGTTGCGGTCGATGTAATTTTCAAGCGTCTGCCAGAAGAATCCAGCTACGAAGAATGGATAAGACGGGTTGTCCCAGCCTTCATCCTGTACGTTATCTACAAGCATGATGACTTTATCCGAACCTTCGTAATAGTCTTCAGGAAGGCCGACCATTTTTGGAAGCGGAGAATTCGAGCCATCCAACTGGTCCGGTGTTCCAAAGAAGCTTGTCGCTTTCGGATAGATATTGCTGTCAAATTCAGTACGCAATTTATCCACTTGTGCTTGAGTTACCACGTCTGCCGGTTTCGGGTTTTTCGGTCCATAAGCTAAGTCCTTTGCAACCCAGATTTCGACATTGTCACCGATGCTGCGAAGTGTGAACTCTTTAAATTCAAGGTTACGATTCAGGAAAAACTTTGTCCCGCCGTCATAAGTAAATGTGCTGTCGGCTTTTGTTTCATTTTCAGGATTTTCCACTTCATCAGCTTGCGCTTTGATCTTTTTATCTGCTTCTTTTTTAAAGTTTTCGTCTTGAGCCAGTTCGTTCAGTTTCTGGTCGATGTCCACCCGGTCCCCGTATCTTTCACTGTTCCATTCGTTTGATGCTGCTGTTGCTGCTTCTGCCGGTGCTGCGGCTGGAGTCAATAAAGAAAGTGCCAATGCACTAGCTGAAATGATCGACGCCCATTTGCTCATCTTCATGTCGTGTCCTCCTTTAATTGTCAGAATATTACTACTAGATAAGATATTATCATGTTTGACTATTCAGAAGAATATGCTAAAAGATATATTTCGAATTCCGAAATATAGTGTAATATTCACCAGTAATTTTTCTGTCAAAATAAGTTATTTGTTATTTTTGATAGTTTATTATTTTATGGCACAAAAAAACCGCCTCGAGGGCGGTTTTTTTTATTATTTTAATGCGTTTGTTAAGTCTTCGATTAAATCCTCAG is part of the Planococcus shenhongbingii genome and harbors:
- a CDS encoding glycine C-acetyltransferase; amino-acid sequence: MSKKLDAFLEENLSELKEQGLYNEIDPVEGPNGAIIKVRGKELINLSSNNYLGLATNEDLKQIAKDAIDKYGVGAGAVRSINGTLDIHVKLEEKLAEFKGTEAAISYQSGFNCNMAAISAVMDKNDAILSDQLNHASIIDGCRLSKAKIIAFKHSDMEDLRAKAKEATESGLYNKVMVITDGVFSMDGDIAKLPEIVEIAKEFDLITYVDDAHGSGVTGKGKGTVKHFGLEKEIDMQMGTLSKAVGVVGGYVAGKKNLIDWLKVRSRPFLFSTAVTPGDVAAIISALQMIIDSTELHDKLWDNGDYLKKGLKELGFNIGDSETPITPCIIGDEKLTQEFSKRLFDEGVYAKSIVFPTVPKGTGRVRNMPTAAHTKEMLDNAIEVYARVGKELGVIK
- a CDS encoding immune inhibitor A domain-containing protein; this translates as MKMSKWASIISASALALSLLTPAAAPAEAATAASNEWNSERYGDRVDIDQKLNELAQDENFKKEADKKIKAQADEVENPENETKADSTFTYDGGTKFFLNRNLEFKEFTLRSIGDNVEIWVAKDLAYGPKNPKPADVVTQAQVDKLRTEFDSNIYPKATSFFGTPDQLDGSNSPLPKMVGLPEDYYEGSDKVIMLVDNVQDEGWDNPSYPFFVAGFFWQTLENYIDRNIITIDTNSWETRLESTFFGTTIHELQHLIHADNDPAEETWLNEGMSTFSEYLGGYGHDAGSINFYLDHPENSLVNWDEHGTAKTGPETIADYGQVYLFTLYMYDKFGQEFIRELAVNGSSQGMPSVDEVLQKYGSDKTFAEVYQDFMAALTLDNPKAGKQFDIDSIDLRNLPVGTTGAVRGKTVDFEKAKTFEKAGVPAWGGDFKEFNFGKDVRGMKFDGAEFIPLQWGTVADPAGSGAQVLHANNGVEADQALIFGATVPAADAKLTFDHYYDIEEKWDFAAVQVSTDKGETWTSLENENTRSDVVAEGHPTIKANVPGFTGHKLNWSTETFDLSAYAGQEVLVSFRNMTDWGYNDKGWFIKNVQLGDFSADGTSTEPFKSLGQLKGEYVDFTTTFIQTKKNGQERVFHVDPFNVTNKEALDLQQVLREGNVKMITSFAAVPNQKEAQDFTYEVLYKKDNPNKAKVKK